In the Tribolium castaneum strain GA2 chromosome 1, icTriCast1.1, whole genome shotgun sequence genome, one interval contains:
- the LOC103312457 gene encoding adhesion G protein-coupled receptor E2 — protein MNIPTCLVGSFCLLTLAECMTNMTLKRTVEDDYYMNYDYEISNDSFNSELKVDSFLLPNPENIDSKYAVDVLPNVELPDDSLSDTDLKDHDFIDNLMYVYYGSHNKNGHSYGPEVIIVGSVLSCAAQLLTIFFVLLKKNLNGKKEMKNLFLHMMGSFCFSNLLFMLGVYAIKNSVKCLMVAFLLHYLHLLTAFWMFLYCYYIYKRFSSSGVPKNKYFFSVGYGVPLVFSLLSYVVSPYSFETKRFCFMSVQKGMIINYMLPISLLIVITTIYSLNGIRKINIELSKLEFSSSVESLNALKNELDVVMNDKKQECADEEVVSLRESKTCLKLMCVVQTGYDIVWFIVVLALESNSENNSMSIVYSVTSCLLNWYIFIKAKSFLPNIMHVSRSIDNVLLHQEQQATNAHKENSSLSRRGSSDSVPLLVNSENCTEMRELRLEYISTISN, from the exons ATGAACATTCCGACATGTCTTGTGGgtagtttttgtttgttaactCTTGCAGAAT GCATGACAAATATGACTTTAAAGCGCACCGTCGAAGACGATTATTACATGAATTATGACTACGAAATTTCGAACGACTCGTTCAATTCCGAGCTGAAAGTTGATTCCTTTCTGTTGCCAAATCCCGAAAATATTGACTCAAAATATGCAGTTGACGTGCTCCCCAATGTTGAACTCCCCGATGATTCGCTCTCAGACACCGACTTGAAAGACCACGATTTCATCGATAATTTAATGTACGTTTATTACGGCTCTCATAATAAGAACGGACACAGTTATGGGCCTGAGGTGATAATTGTTGGCTCAGTGCTCAGCTGCGCTGCTCAGCTACTGAcgatttttttcgttctacTCAAGAAGAATTTGAAtgggaaaaaggagatgaaaaatttgttcttgCACATGATGGGCTCGTTCTgtttctccaatttgctctTCATGTTAGGTGTCTAT GCGATAAAAAATTCGGTTAAGTGTTTGATGGTAGCCTTCCTCTTGCACTACTTGCATTTACTTACAGCGTTTTGGATGTTcttgtattgttattatatcTACAAGCGATTCTCTAGTAGTGGTgtcccgaaaaataaatattttttctcggTGGGTTATGGGGTTCCACTCGTTTTTAGTCTT ctTTCATATGTGGTGTCGCCGTACAGTTTCGAAACGAAGCGATTTTGCTTCATGTCAGTACAAAAAGGAATGATAATAAACTATATGCTTCCAATATCTCTACTAATCGTTATAACAACGATCTACTCGCTCAATggtataagaaaaataaatatagaaTTGTCCAAATTAGAGTTTAGTAGTTCAGTCGAGTCATTAAACGCTTTAAAGAACGAACTGGACGTTGTAATGAACGACAAGAAACAGGAATGTGCAGACGAAGAAGTCGTCAGTTTAAGGGAATCGAAGACTTGCTTGAAACTGATGTGTGTGGTGCAAACTGGATACGATATAGTGTGGTTCATTGTAGTTCTGGCTCTTGAGAGCAACAGTGAAAATAACAGTATGTCGATTGTATATTCGGTTACTTCGTGTTTACTG aactgGTACATCTTCATTAAAGCTAAATCTTTTCTTCCAAATATTATGCACGTTTCTCGTTCAATTGACAATGTTCTTCTACACCAGGAGCAGCAAGCGACAAATGCACATAAGGAGAATTCGTCGTTGTCGAGGAGAGGGTCTTCCGACAGTGTTCCTCTTTTGGTAAATTCGGAAAATTGTACCGAAATGAGAGAACTGCGCCTTGAATACATTAGTACTATAAGCAACTAA